A genomic region of Miscanthus floridulus cultivar M001 chromosome 3, ASM1932011v1, whole genome shotgun sequence contains the following coding sequences:
- the LOC136544024 gene encoding hypersensitive-induced response protein-like protein 2 → MGQVFGLVQVDQPTVSIKENFGTFSEVLEPGSHFLPWCIWQQIAGYLSLSIGMIKEHFCEAPAPDAFCKMNTTREQIQSHVFDVIRATVPKLDLDGAFEQKNDITKAVEEELGKAMSMYGYEIVQNADSARMRVAASEKAEAEKILQIKKAEGAAESKQCQAIVDGLRDSVVAFSEIIPGTTAKDIMDMVLVVMLLRHLAFLETTMSGVRLLEKYLSGDQLLKCLLVL, encoded by the exons ATGGGTCAGGTTTTCGGTTTAGTGCAGGTTGATCAGCCAACTGTGTCCATCAAAGAAAATTTTGGCACCTTCAGTGAGGTCCTGGAGCCTGGTTCCCACTTCCTACCCTGGTGCATATGGCAGCAGATTGCTGGTTACCTCTCCTTGT CTATTGGCATGATCAAAGAACATTTCTGTGAAGCTCCA GCACCTGACGCCTTCTGCAAAATGAACACCACCAGGGAACAAATTCAGTCGCATGTATTTGATG TCATCAGAGCTACTGTTCCAAAGCTGGACTTGGATGGTGCCTTTGAGCAGAAAAATGACATCACAAAAGCTGTCGAAGAGGAGCTTGGAAAG GCTATGTCTATGTATGGCTATGAGATCGTGCAAAATGCTGATT CTGCTAGAATGAGGGTGGCAGCCAGTGAGAAAGCTGAGGCTGAGAAGATACTCCAGATCAAGAAAGCCGAAGGAGCGGCGGAATCCAA GCAGTGTCAGGCCATTGTGGACGGGCTGAGGGACAGTGTTGTCGCCTTCTCAGAGATCATTCCAGGCACCACTGCCAAGGACATCATGGATATGGTCCTGGTTGTG ATGCTTCTCCGGCACTTGGCCTTCTTGGAGACGACAATGAGTGGTGTGAGGCTCTTAGAGAAATATCTATCTGGGGATCAGCTGCTCAAATG CCTCCTTGTTCTCTGA